The following proteins are encoded in a genomic region of Bosea beijingensis:
- the ligD gene encoding DNA ligase D, producing MAGKLQAYRAKRDFEKTKEPSDAIAVAPSNRLRFVIQKHDATRLHYDLRLELDGVFKSWAVTRGPSLDPGDKRLAVEVEDHPLAYGDFEGTIPKGQYGGGTVQLWDRGYWKPEGKLSAQRQLEKGDLKFTLDGKRLQGSFVLVRMKHDRDGGKRTNWLLIKHRDDHAVDSDGDAVLKTDASVASGRTMKAIAAGRGRSPKPFLMGEQAVEADAVWDNKQGLAAQARDGKPAQASAASRTPKARRAAAADLPDFIAPQLCRSVERPPAGSGWVHEIKFDGYRIQARVAAGKVTLKTRKGLDWTKRFGAVAKAFKGLPDCVIDGEIVALDDRGAPDFAALQAALSEEQTENLVFFAFDLLFLDGEDWREQPLLARKQRLEALLDDAADSVTLRYVEHFETGGDAVLKSACRLSLEGIVSKRGDVPYVSGRSDSWTKAKCRAGHEVVIGGWATTAGKFRSLLVGVHRGPHFIYIGRVGTGYGAATVEKLLPHLKEREAKTSPFTGKGAPRRAPGVHWVEPVLVAEIEFAGWTGDGMVRQAAFKDLREDKPAAEVETDLPAPPEKTEPPKPAPRRGGRIDILGVPLSKPDKPLWPDAEDGKPVTKLDLAHYFEAVGPWLLPHIQGRPCSLLRAPDGIEGEVFFQRHAGLGTSSLFELAKISGDKKSYLQIDRIEALIATAQIGGIELHPWNCRPGEPEIPGRLVFDLDPGPGVPFDAVIAAAKTMKERLDALGLVSFCKTTGGKGLHVVTPLEKPRRGGPDWPAAKDFARRVCAEIAAAEPELYVVNMAKRLRQGRIFLDYLRNDRMATAVAPLSPRARPGAHASMPLTWPQVKTGLDPARYTIRTVPKLLAASKAWADYDEAERPLAEAIKKLGRS from the coding sequence TTGGCCGGCAAGCTGCAAGCCTATCGCGCCAAGCGCGATTTCGAGAAGACGAAGGAGCCGAGCGACGCGATCGCGGTGGCTCCTTCAAACCGGCTGCGCTTCGTCATCCAGAAGCATGATGCGACGCGGCTGCATTACGACCTGCGCCTGGAGCTGGACGGGGTCTTCAAGTCCTGGGCCGTGACCAGGGGGCCGTCGCTTGACCCCGGCGACAAGCGCCTCGCCGTCGAGGTCGAAGACCACCCGCTCGCCTATGGCGATTTCGAAGGGACGATCCCGAAGGGCCAATATGGCGGCGGCACCGTCCAGCTTTGGGATCGTGGCTACTGGAAGCCGGAGGGCAAGCTCAGCGCCCAGCGTCAGCTCGAAAAGGGCGACCTCAAGTTCACGCTAGATGGCAAGCGGCTGCAGGGTAGCTTCGTACTGGTGCGCATGAAGCATGACCGCGACGGCGGCAAGCGCACCAACTGGCTCCTGATCAAGCATCGCGACGACCACGCGGTCGATTCCGATGGTGATGCGGTCCTGAAAACCGATGCCTCGGTGGCCTCAGGTCGGACGATGAAGGCGATCGCGGCCGGGCGCGGCCGGTCGCCCAAGCCTTTCCTGATGGGCGAGCAGGCCGTCGAGGCCGATGCCGTCTGGGACAACAAACAGGGCCTGGCGGCGCAGGCGCGCGACGGCAAGCCGGCACAAGCCAGTGCTGCAAGCCGAACCCCGAAAGCGCGCCGCGCTGCAGCGGCCGACCTGCCGGATTTCATCGCACCTCAGCTCTGCCGGAGCGTCGAGCGGCCGCCGGCGGGCAGCGGCTGGGTCCATGAGATCAAATTCGACGGCTATCGCATCCAGGCGCGTGTTGCTGCCGGCAAGGTCACATTGAAGACGCGCAAGGGGCTCGACTGGACGAAGAGGTTCGGGGCCGTGGCCAAGGCGTTCAAGGGCCTGCCGGACTGCGTCATCGACGGCGAGATCGTCGCGCTCGACGACCGTGGCGCGCCGGATTTCGCCGCTTTGCAGGCGGCGCTATCCGAGGAGCAAACCGAAAACCTCGTCTTCTTCGCCTTCGATTTGCTGTTCCTCGACGGTGAGGATTGGCGCGAGCAACCTCTTCTCGCCCGCAAGCAAAGGCTGGAGGCGCTGCTGGACGACGCGGCCGATAGCGTCACCTTGCGCTATGTCGAGCATTTCGAAACCGGCGGCGACGCCGTTCTGAAATCCGCCTGCCGCCTCTCGCTCGAAGGCATCGTCTCGAAGCGCGGCGACGTGCCTTATGTTTCCGGGCGCAGCGATAGCTGGACCAAGGCGAAATGCCGTGCGGGCCATGAGGTCGTCATCGGCGGCTGGGCGACCACGGCCGGTAAATTCCGCTCGCTGCTTGTCGGCGTCCATCGCGGTCCGCATTTCATCTATATCGGCCGGGTCGGCACGGGCTATGGCGCGGCCACGGTCGAGAAGCTGCTGCCGCACCTGAAAGAACGCGAGGCCAAGACCTCCCCCTTCACCGGTAAGGGCGCGCCCCGGCGAGCTCCGGGGGTGCATTGGGTCGAGCCCGTCCTCGTCGCCGAGATCGAATTTGCCGGCTGGACCGGGGACGGCATGGTTCGGCAGGCCGCCTTCAAAGACTTGCGAGAGGACAAGCCGGCGGCGGAGGTCGAGACCGATTTGCCGGCGCCACCAGAGAAAACAGAACCGCCCAAGCCCGCGCCGCGACGTGGCGGACGGATCGATATCCTGGGCGTGCCCCTGTCCAAGCCCGACAAGCCGCTCTGGCCCGATGCCGAGGATGGCAAGCCCGTCACGAAGCTCGACCTCGCACACTATTTCGAAGCCGTCGGGCCCTGGCTGCTGCCGCATATCCAGGGCCGGCCCTGTTCGCTATTGCGGGCACCCGATGGGATCGAGGGCGAGGTCTTCTTCCAGCGCCATGCCGGCCTCGGCACGTCGAGCCTGTTCGAACTCGCGAAGATATCCGGCGACAAGAAATCCTATCTCCAGATCGACCGGATCGAGGCTTTGATCGCAACCGCCCAGATCGGCGGGATCGAGCTGCATCCATGGAACTGCCGGCCGGGGGAGCCGGAAATTCCCGGGCGGCTGGTCTTCGATCTCGATCCTGGACCGGGCGTTCCTTTCGACGCCGTGATCGCGGCGGCCAAGACGATGAAGGAGCGGCTTGATGCTCTCGGCCTCGTCAGTTTCTGCAAGACCACCGGCGGCAAGGGGCTGCATGTCGTGACGCCGCTGGAAAAGCCCCGCCGGGGCGGCCCGGACTGGCCGGCAGCCAAGGATTTCGCGCGCCGCGTCTGCGCGGAGATCGCTGCCGCCGAGCCCGAGCTTTATGTCGTCAACATGGCCAAGCGCCTGCGCCAGGGGCGCATCTTCCTCGATTATCTCCGCAACGACCGTATGGCGACGGCGGTCGCACCCTTGTCGCCCCGCGCCCGACCGGGAGCGCATGCCTCGATGCCGTTGACCTGGCCGCAGGTGAAAACGGGCCTAGATCCCGCCCGCTATACCATCCGCACAGTTCCGAAGCTGCTGGCGGCAAGCAAGGCCTGGGCGGATTATGACGAAGCCGAGCGGCCCTTGGCGGAGGCGATCAAAAAGCTCGGCCGCTCCTGA
- a CDS encoding glucose 1-dehydrogenase — protein MTARFEPPFPEQRQPMPGKTAAMTPRPDHGETSYVGSGRLRGKRAVITGGDSGIGRAVAIAFAREGADVLVSYLNEDEDAAETADWITKAGQKAVLMPGDIQHPAHCRAIVRRALDEFGCIDILVNNAAHQASFDTIDEISDEEWQLTFAVNIHAMFYLTKAAVPHMKPGSCIINTASVNADKPNPSLLAYAATKGAIQNFTGGLAQLLADKDIRANAVAPGPIWTPLIPSTLPPESVSQFGKQVPMQRPGQPAELATAYVMLADPLSSYVSGATIAVTGGRPII, from the coding sequence ATGACCGCGCGTTTCGAGCCACCCTTCCCGGAACAGCGACAGCCCATGCCGGGCAAGACCGCCGCGATGACGCCGCGGCCCGATCATGGCGAGACGAGCTATGTCGGCTCGGGGAGGCTCAGGGGCAAGCGCGCCGTCATCACCGGCGGCGACAGCGGCATCGGCAGGGCCGTCGCCATCGCCTTCGCGCGCGAGGGGGCGGATGTTCTGGTCTCCTATCTCAACGAGGACGAGGATGCGGCCGAGACGGCCGACTGGATTACGAAGGCCGGGCAGAAGGCTGTGCTGATGCCCGGCGATATCCAGCACCCCGCCCATTGCCGTGCCATCGTCAGGCGGGCCCTCGATGAGTTCGGCTGCATCGACATCCTCGTCAACAACGCCGCGCATCAGGCGAGCTTCGACACCATCGACGAGATTTCGGACGAAGAATGGCAGCTTACCTTCGCGGTAAACATCCACGCGATGTTCTACCTGACGAAGGCCGCCGTTCCCCATATGAAGCCGGGCTCCTGCATCATCAACACGGCCTCGGTGAACGCGGACAAGCCGAATCCAAGCCTGCTCGCCTATGCGGCGACCAAGGGCGCCATCCAGAATTTCACCGGCGGGCTCGCACAACTGCTCGCCGACAAGGATATCCGCGCCAATGCGGTCGCGCCGGGGCCGATCTGGACGCCTTTGATTCCGTCGACCCTGCCGCCTGAGAGCGTCAGCCAATTCGGCAAGCAGGTCCCGATGCAGCGCCCCGGCCAGCCAGCCGAACTGGCGACGGCCTATGTCATGCTGGCCGATCCGCTCTCCAGCTATGTCTCGGGCGCGACCATCGCGGTCACCGGCGGCCGGCCGATCATCTGA